One genomic window of Papaver somniferum cultivar HN1 unplaced genomic scaffold, ASM357369v1 unplaced-scaffold_150, whole genome shotgun sequence includes the following:
- the LOC113336074 gene encoding uncharacterized protein LOC113336074 yields the protein MLDWPFKDECEKFKTIIANSGLADAAENSMLEHDRVAISAFVERLYPETDTFHLSFEEMTITPDDVVQIVRLPVHDKGVRAEFTKQLEWTKLYDLTKKYLGWDEETSTTEFKRCMKYRTRQFNISTLMDMFKGTNEKEEKGTLTDEQVNHAATAYLLCVLGCVIFPNTSGNRAWIYDHFPILKLAIENPAWKKGDPRGTKYVFDENHYRMKEQQLIRLREVLNSLTAQDVCFDPYKEDRADGHIAGRSDLCPYFGPLWQPTGYVMYNSSRVMRQHGFVQGIPKGGNPWKFLFDPGGVHV from the exons ATGTTGGATTGGCCTTTTAAGGATGAATGTGAAAAGTTCAAGACCATTATTGCAAATTCAGGGTTGGCTGATGCTGCGGAGAACTCAATGTTGGAACATGACCGGGTGGCTATATCGGCGTTTGTTGAGAGACTTTATCCTGAGACCGACACCTTCCATCTGTCGTTTgaggagatgacgattaccccagatgatgttgtgcagattgttAGACTCCCTGTCCATGACAAAGGTGTTAGGGCTGAGTTCACAAAGCAGTTGGAATGGACCAAACTTTATGATCTAACTAAAAAGTATTTGGGTTGGGATGAAGAAACATCTACAACTGAGTTCAAGAGATGCATGAAGTATAGAACTAGACAGTTCAACATTAGTACTCTGATGGATATGTTCAAGGGAACCAacgaaaaagaagagaaaggaacTTTAACCGATGAGCAAGTCAACCACgcggccaccgcatatctcctatgtgtattgggatgtgtcattttcCCCAATACCAGTGGAAATCGG gcatggatctacgaccacttccctatcttGAAATTGGCCATTGAAAACCCGGCGTGGAAGAAAGGcgatcctagaggaacaaagtacgtCTTCGATGAAAACCATTATAGGATGAAGGAGCAGCAGCTTATTCGTTTGAGGGAGGTTTTGAATTCACTGACAGCccaagacgtatgctttgatccgtaCAAGGAAGACCGAGCTGATGGACATATCGCGGGTCGATCCGATTTGTGCCcttattttggaccgttgtggcagCCCACGGGATATGTGATGTACAATTCCtcaagggtgatgcgacaacacggtttTGTACAAGGTATACCAAAAGGAGGAAATCCATGGAAATTTCTCTTTGATCCTGGAGGAGTGCACGTCTGA